GAGGCTTGCATGGCGTTGTAGCCGTACTTCTGGCCGAGATGGAGCAAGTGTGGGTTCGCGGGCTTGTACACGGTGGCCAGTTCCTGTGTCAGCATgaactgctcctgctccggaAAGTCGTGTTCGCAGTGATGTTCACCGCAGATTTTGCACTCGTAGATGTTTGGTCGCAGCGTGTTGCGAATGCGCTACAAAAGGATTTGAATATCGGGTTAATAATTGGGCATAGGAATATGCCAAAACAAACATACTTCCCAAAAGGTATCTCCACTGGAGCGCAGGAAGTTGATAACCGCATATCCTGGTATGCAGATCAGCGAGAACGAGGCGAACATCCAGCCTATTCCATAGGCCCAGTCCGGATAGGTATAGCGTCCGTTGTGGTAGGTGGGCTCTTGGTAGTTGATCAGACTCAACACCCAGATGGCCTGCATTCGCAAATATCCCATGCTTTTAGATCAATTCTATTTAGCTAAGACTCGGGGTTACTTACAAAGAGGAGGCAGGGTCCCAGGACCAGCCAGCAGGATCTGAAATAGAGGGAAGGCGCCTTTCCGGTCATTTGCTTGACGTTCTTCGACAGTCTTCCCGTGCCGTAGAACCAGGCAATGGCGATCATTTGGCAGAAGGCCAGGAACATGATCGTCACGGAGGCGGCGTAGTGATCCATTAGCTGGAAGTAGTAGATGCCACCCTGTATGATGTTGGGCATCCCGAACAGACACGAGATGACACAGACGAACAGCACCACAATTTCGTGATAGCCCAGGTGTCGCTTGATCCAACGCGGAAAGCCATCCTGTATGGAGGTGACCACCACCTCCACGATGGCAAACTGCGAGTTCAGACCGAGGCAGAGCAGCATGAAGAAGAACATGACCGCCCAGAGCTGGGCGTACGGCATCTTAGCCATCGCCTGGGGATACACCACGAATATCATGCCTGGTCCATCACCGATGACGTCCCTCACATTGGTGTTCTGCTCCAGGGCCAGGTTGCCCAGTGTGGAGAAGGCAAAGATGCCCACCAGGAGACTGGTGATCATATTCACCGCACTCACTGCCACAGTATCCCGCAGGATATTGTTGTTGTACTTGTTGTAGCTGGCAAAGGAGATCATGGATCCGAAGGTGATGCCCAGCGAGTTGAAGTTCTGGGAGGCGGCGTTGATCCACACATTGGCGTTCTTCAGCTCCGACCACTTGGGACGGAAGAAGAAGCGCAGACCCTCCGCAGCTCCGTCCAGGGTCACCGCTCGCGCCATCAGGATGATGATCAGCACGAAGGGAAAGGTGGCCGTGAAGTAGCGCACCTTCGCCGACGACTTGATCGACTTCCACGTGGCGAAGTAGACCATCAGCCAGGCGCAGATCAAGCAGGCGAACAGCTCCCAGCGCATCATGCCCGGATACTCCAGGCCACCGCTGATCTGCAGGACCTTGTTTCTGTCGAAGGGAGATCACATATATAAGGTTACAATGATTTTTCTTATGTAAGTATGCTGTATATTACTCGAAGAATTCCTCGGAAGGAGTGCGAGATGTGTCCGGCGCACTGGCATTTATCCCCTTGCGCTGCGGCACCCAGCAATCCGGCGTGTTCCACCTGGAAGTCATTGATGGAAACCCACATAAGAAGAAGCCATATATGAATGGGAAATATGGGTAACCCACCTGTTGTTGCAGTCGATCCAGGGCATCTCCGTTTTGAATGACGTGAAGAAGTAGTAGATGGCGTAGGCTATGATGACACTATAGTAGGTGGACATGAGGAACGAGACGACCACGCTGGCGAGTCCGGCTCCTGAGGAGGCAGAAAAGAGGCCATCGATAAGTAACCCAGCACACCCAAATCAGTCGGGgatctccagctgcagctcaaCATTATGGCAATGCCAGTTGCATTGAGTTGAGCATACACGAAAATTAGACTTAATTAGGCCAGATGACAGTCGGACCGGTTTCGTATGGAATCACATGTCTAGACTGGCCCTCATCTGCATAATTGGCCATATGCCTGCCTCTTACGGCGACAATTGGATCCGTTCGAAGTCGTTCGCGAATCGTGgttaaatagtttttacacgttattaatatttattagctTGCATCTTCGTGGGCGTGGtttgtttgcaaaatattgACAGTAATTAAGCGTTTGGCAACggcaaaaatagcaaaatctACTGTGCCTACCACACAGCTTGTGCTGGTGGTGTGAGGAGGGGGGAATTTTCCCGGCTTGCCTTCGGGTTTTCACGCCACCTCCACAACACAATGGCCCAGCTAATTAGCTTCCGCCCGTATGCAAGTGGAGCATCGCAGCGCACGGAATGAGAAGGCTCACTGCGATTGTGATTACCTGGTGTAAATCACAACGCAAAATAGAGCTCGGCAAGCTGgctaaatatttgattgacCTTGGCCCATGGCCAAGTTCATACTTGGCCAAATCAGCGGGCTCTCTTTTATGTTTGTCATGCTGGTTGGACAAGCCTGGCTTTCATTTGTTTCCAAGGGGGGTTTTCAAAGTTATGACAAGCATGACGCAtttgaaaattgcaaatgacGCAATACTATAGGcaacaatttaaattgcatataTGATCTATAAGAATATACCATTCTCTATTCACAAACGTCGCTCTTGACAACAGGCCGTATGtgtaatatttattgataACTATTACGTATACGAGCCGTATGCCATTGTTGTACAGCTGTGCAAGTACAAATACATTAACTTCATGTATTAGACTTATAAATATCAAACTTTAAAGATAACAAATTGCGTTTTATACTTTTACTCACCCTTGAACAGAGGACACAGTTGACCCAGTGCCCCAATGGGTCCTCGACCGGTGTATTGGCCAACGGAGAGCTCCATGAAGAGCAGCGGAATGCTGCATATGAACAGTATTATGCAATAAGGTACTAGAAAAACACCTGTAACGACGAAAAGCAAATCATGTACACATGTACGTGTAGCCCTGGACGAGAGCAGCtaagcaaataatttaaattaattataaatatttgacataagcaaatgcaaatggcatgAAACTGCCGTCTATCATTCTACGCGTCATTAGCAGGAGGTCGTGTGCCAGTTTCTCCACTGTCACACCAGCTCATTACgcccccatttccattcccgaTCCCCTCGAGAAATGGGGTAGCTAGGCAGGGGCCCAGCTCCGGGTCTCCAAGTGCAAATGAAGATGGACGCGGGCCTCCGAGCTCGCGTGATCGAGAAACACCGGCCAAGTGATGACAGTGACCGCTCTATTATCTATGCCCGCTGCCCTGAgcttaaacaaattttaatttatgactTTTAAACGTTTCAGCGGAAATGCCGCTTAAAGCGCAAAATTGTCAAATGTTTTAGAGCaactaaaacaaacaactaaaCCCCCATATCTTCCCATTGCCGTCGCACGAAATCAAAGTAACTATCTCAATATCTGTCTTATCGCATGTGcaggtttatttttttttggcggcACTCTTAGTCACTTGCTGGACTCTCACGAGGCACTTCCGCTAAGCCTTCCCCGGAAAATCTCGGAATTGCCTACGACTGACCCCTTTCTTAATTCCCAATTGAACCGGAGATCTTTTTCGGAGGCACAGATAGGGGTATAAATAGTTTCTGTGCAAGTATAACAAGTAAAAATAGTAACTGAGTAAAGAAAAGTATCTCATATCTATAGAAATCGCCAAAAAATAATCTTAtcgtaaatatacataaatgctAGTCAATTTATAGCACTGTGCATATGCGAACTTACCACCGCCACTCTTGTAGCACATGTAGGGAAATCGCCAGACGTTGCCCAGACCCACCGAGTATCCAATGCAGGCCAGGACGAACTGCATCTTGTTGGCCCAGTGCTGCTGGCGCGGCTTCAGGTGCGCCGTCTCATCGGACATGTCCAAGTAGCTGTCGTCGTCATCAATCCCCAAGGGTCTAAAAAGagaaggcggaggaggatTCAAAAATAGCCATACAtgcacagcacacacactaaATTAGTTGATGCGTCAAATGGCTTAATTGCAGTAATCACATGGACCCGAACCCACCATGTGGGGGCTGGCCATTCCATTGGAGGTGTCAACTGGCGGTGCATTGTGCCGGTGACGAGAATCTGATCCGGGATTGTCGTGTCATGGATGGCTGCTGAATTGTGTGCAATTGGTGGTGTGGGTGGAGGTGCCACCGATTTGAGCAGCCGTTCGTGTCGGCTTCTCCCCCATTTGAGTGTTTTGATTAAATCGgggaaatattgaaaatatgcAGTTGAGCGGTCGCATGTCGACCACACGGcgcttttaataatatttatgtgttTTGCCAAACGGAATTATAGTCATTGTGAATCAGTGctttgttaaattaaatgctaTGTACATAAATCTATATCCTAGTTTCTGTTTAGCAAAGTGCCTGATATaatgaaaactaaatattataaaatttgtatataaattgtgtccaaaatgcaatttctccGAAAACTCTTGATATATCAACATTTTATAAGCAGCACTATATATAGGCAGGCATtaaaaaaacacatatttaCTATCCTTTGTGGACTAGTGGTAAGTTGGGTATAAACAGTCTACTTAACAATCAAGCATTCATTCAAATTTAATCAGCGCTTTATCGCTAATGCTTATGGCAAATAAAGCAGACGATCAGCGTTTAAAGGCCTGATTCGAGACGTTATGCAACTGGAATTTTTCCCCTGGGCTCTTACACTTTGGCCACCCGGTTGAAGCGGAAGAAGGACTGCTCCGAGTGCCTCGAGGACTGGGCATCGTAATCCTGGCGGTTTGGCATCTCGACTCTCGCCTACTCCTGTGGTTTAATCTACTTGTATTCAGGAGTTACTTGTAATGCAGCCTTTGAACTGTGAAGGTATCCATGGATGCCAAGGATATGTGGAGCAGTAGTCGCGGGCACTGGATGGACACTAGGAGTGGCAACTGATCGGCTCGTGGGTTGACGCGCTACTGACTACAAATCCGGCAATTTTCAGCCGGGTTTCGGCCGCAATCCCGGTGTTTATGGAGCACACAATGGAGCGTGGTAATTGGTCCGGCCAACACAAACAGATAAATCACAAAACCGATCGAACCGAGCTATTGATCTCGTTAAGGAACGTTGCTTAAAAATAGCTGATGCGAGATTGGCACGTTTTGGTTGGCAATCATGTGGACCCCGCGCCCAAAGATGCCACAAGGGTGTTAAAATTCCCTGTTTGCCAAATGTTCAACAATGTTATTCTATGCTAAGGTGCCAAATGCTGGCCAAATTTGCCACAACTGTTAGATCGTTTTATCGGCGCCCCTTTGTCAAGCTAATGGCCCTAACTATACACAGAGAGAAACAGCTAAcagaaatttcaattaaaatttgatttggaaatttatgcgaCCCCTCTACTTTACTGATTCAGAAGAGCTCGGGTTTTAATTAACACTTACGGCGGCGTCTGCGGATTGACCATGTCGAAGAGCTCGTTGGCGGTGGTGGGCACTCGCCGGATGACCAGCTTGCGTCCATCCGTCGACCCAATGCCAATGGAGGCCAGCGAGCGAACGGAGGTCACATCGGAGTAGATCTGGTTGCCGGCCAGGTCGTGGAAATGATAGGAACTGCCGCTCAGCGAGGCCTGTGGTTGCATGTACAGCGGATTGGGGGCCTGTAATCCGGAAGTGGCCATCGATACGGCTCCAACCAGATTGCCGCTACTGTCGCTCAGGCCCGGAAGATAACCTGCAAGGGATTATGAAATATAATCGCATTATAATAGTTCCAGGTAAAAGATAATATCTGATGATGTTATCATATCAAATGACTGCATTTCCAGCGCGATAAAGGGTATATAATCAATTACAGAATTAATAATTACacaataattacaatttgtgCCATTATATGCCTCAAATTTGCCTTAATGATGTAGAACTCGAGTAGCTGAATATTAGGTAAGCCAAACTAACTTTCGCTGAATGACACTGGGGCACTTATAGGTAgacatttaattattagtaGGACAACATTATCAAAAGCCTGTTCAAGTATTTCGTGCAATTAAAAGATTAGGAGGCGTTTTCAAGCAAAGCAATTGAGTACAAGCAATTACATACGCGCACTTTGCAACTCAATATGCGGGTGAGGGATGGGCAGTGAGGTTTGAGGGTCACCAACCTGAGACCACGGAGCGCATACTGCTGTGGTGGCTGCCTAAGCGCGATTTCAGCTCCATGCTGAGCGGCGAGACGGCCACCGAATCCCCGGccatggtggtggtggtggtgcaggtcAGGGTGGCGGGCGTGGGTGAGATGGCGGGCATGGTCACGGGAACTGGAGCTGCAGATGGCTCAGGAATCGCAGCGGCTTGTTCATCGCAATCGTCGATGGTGAAGGTGACCGTGGAGGTGGATCCGGCTGCCGTCGGCTGATGGGCCTGCACCACCTGGCCCGGTAGCAATACCTCCGAATTGGGCCTGGTGCGGACCGATGCCTGGCGCTGTGGCGGCTGTTTGTGCAGAGCCGCCGCCATGGCCGCCAGCGCGGTGGTGGAGCTGGTTTGGCGGAAGGGAAGTGGTCCGGCTACCGCACCGCTTCCCGGCGGTGTTCCTGGGGTGGCCGGTATAATGATGAACTTGTGCGCCCGGGACGAGGACGACCGGATGAGCCGTGCCTGCTCGTCGCCCTCGTAGCAGCTCTCCGCGCCGCTGTCAGAGAGTTGGCTGTGCCTCAAGGGCGTTAGGCCGGTGGGCGGGGCGCGTTTGAGCACCACCTGGTCGGGTGTGGTGCCTAGCACCTGGCTGGCGTCTTTGTTGTCCGCCATTGGGAAGGTTGAGGTTGAGTAGAGAGGAGGGCCTCTCTGTGGGAAATTCGTGTGGCTGCTGTAGCTGTGTTGCTGGTTGCCAGTTGATGTGTTGCTAGTTGCAGGTTGCTAGTTGCTGCTTGCTGCGTGCTATTCGCTGGTCGCTTTatcataaaaacattttgaacGGCGACTGTTGTTGGATTTTGCACTGGTTCGCTGATGCTGGGGCCGCTTTCATATCTATCATTTTGAATGCTCGCAAtctgcgattgcgattgcgagtACTGGTTGACACAATTTTAAATCACATTTAAACCTTGAGTTGcacaatgttgttgttgctggccgCGTGAGTTTGAgcttttaaatcaaaataaactaaatcaTGTGAAAGCCAGCACGAGTTAtctttatttgctttaataGAGGTGATTACTTTCATGAAAGTTGCTCTTTAACCATGTTGCTCTTTAATAAAGTAAAACATTGTATGCCTACTCTGCAAATTGTTATCACTTTCTGGGGAATTCACTTTCCCAACTCAGTGCGCACCCATAAAACTGACTGAATTTACCTTTTCTTTTTACCtaaactttatatatttttctcgtatttgtttatataaataaacaaactgaagttttgttccatttttttttacattttatcaCCGCCACAGATAAACCAACTCGAGCTCTTCAGCCACACACAGGTGAACGGCAACTCGCACTTGACGTTACAGATACAAATTTGTATCTTATCGGCGATGTGGCCCTAAAAGGTTGCTCCCGACCACGTCGCCCACCTCTCGTGGTCGCCTTCTTGGAAAGCATTTCTCGGACTGCTTTCGTTTCGATGACTGAGAGTGACGCTTTTACCCATATCGGGCTCTTTGAGTTTGAAAGTTTCCGCTTGTGGAGGAACAAGTGGCACTACGTCATTGGCACGCGATCTGCTCCAGTGACTCTCCGGTCAGCAGCAGACCACGAAAGGTCAGCGAGCTGGCTCAACTGTGCCGTAATTAATAATTACGCATCTTACCGTACACATATCATATATCATGGCACGCTAGGGGGTTTCGTTGTAATATGAAAATCAGCCGCACTCAAGtagtaaaaatgtaaattttcagCCAGAGCGCGAGGCACGAATAAAAACCGATTAAACTGAGCTCGAAAACATTCCAATTGTATTTACATAACTGTGTACGGTACGAGTAGAGTAAGCTTCTTAAAATATCAACGCTTGACTTTTTGGGGCTTTCGTTCAATCCCTCACactaaaaggaaaaaaaacctGATTGATTACTTTTGTCGGGCAATAAATCACTTATGGTGCGATGTGTGAATTCAATTCGCTTTACGGCTGAAGCTGAGAAAGCTAAACCCTGAGAAATGTTTTGGTAATTGCTTACTTCGAGTTTGACAGTGGGAGAAACATTGCGACACCGTATACGACAGCTATACCTCATTGTAAGTCGTAAAACGTCTATAGAAAGCTGCGGCATCAACAGATGTTCTATTCCGGGCACATCCCTTGTCTCGCACTGAACTATAAGACCAAATTAACACTCCGACT
This genomic stretch from Drosophila teissieri strain GT53w chromosome 2L, Prin_Dtei_1.1, whole genome shotgun sequence harbors:
- the LOC122611547 gene encoding sodium- and chloride-dependent GABA transporter ine isoform X2, which produces MPNRQDYDAQSSRHSEQSFFRFNRVAKVPLGIDDDDSYLDMSDETAHLKPRQQHWANKMQFVLACIGYSVGLGNVWRFPYMCYKSGGGVFLVPYCIILFICSIPLLFMELSVGQYTGRGPIGALGQLCPLFKGAGLASVVVSFLMSTYYSVIIAYAIYYFFTSFKTEMPWIDCNNRWNTPDCWVPQRKGINASAPDTSRTPSEEFFENKVLQISGGLEYPGMMRWELFACLICAWLMVYFATWKSIKSSAKVRYFTATFPFVLIIILMARAVTLDGAAEGLRFFFRPKWSELKNANVWINAASQNFNSLGITFGSMISFASYNKYNNNILRDTVAVSAVNMITSLLVGIFAFSTLGNLALEQNTNVRDVIGDGPGMIFVVYPQAMAKMPYAQLWAVMFFFMLLCLGLNSQFAIVEVVVTSIQDGFPRWIKRHLGYHEIVVLFVCVISCLFGMPNIIQGGIYYFQLMDHYAASVTIMFLAFCQMIAIAWFYGTGRLSKNVKQMTGKAPSLYFRSCWLVLGPCLLFAIWVLSLINYQEPTYHNGRYTYPDWAYGIGWMFASFSLICIPGYAVINFLRSSGDTFWERIRNTLRPNIYECKICGEHHCEHDFPEQEQFMLTQELATVYKPANPHLLHLGQKYGYNAMQASAAHAEGGAPSAQ
- the LOC122611547 gene encoding sodium- and chloride-dependent GABA transporter ine isoform X1 — its product is MADNKDASQVLGTTPDQVVLKRAPPTGLTPLRHSQLSDSGAESCYEGDEQARLIRSSSSRAHKFIIIPATPGTPPGSGAVAGPLPFRQTSSTTALAAMAAALHKQPPQRQASVRTRPNSEVLLPGQVVQAHQPTAAGSTSTVTFTIDDCDEQAAAIPEPSAAPVPVTMPAISPTPATLTCTTTTTMAGDSVAVSPLSMELKSRLGSHHSSMRSVVSGYLPGLSDSSGNLVGAVSMATSGLQAPNPLYMQPQASLSGSSYHFHDLAGNQIYSDVTSVRSLASIGIGSTDGRKLVIRRVPTTANELFDMVNPQTPPPLGIDDDDSYLDMSDETAHLKPRQQHWANKMQFVLACIGYSVGLGNVWRFPYMCYKSGGGVFLVPYCIILFICSIPLLFMELSVGQYTGRGPIGALGQLCPLFKGAGLASVVVSFLMSTYYSVIIAYAIYYFFTSFKTEMPWIDCNNRWNTPDCWVPQRKGINASAPDTSRTPSEEFFENKVLQISGGLEYPGMMRWELFACLICAWLMVYFATWKSIKSSAKVRYFTATFPFVLIIILMARAVTLDGAAEGLRFFFRPKWSELKNANVWINAASQNFNSLGITFGSMISFASYNKYNNNILRDTVAVSAVNMITSLLVGIFAFSTLGNLALEQNTNVRDVIGDGPGMIFVVYPQAMAKMPYAQLWAVMFFFMLLCLGLNSQFAIVEVVVTSIQDGFPRWIKRHLGYHEIVVLFVCVISCLFGMPNIIQGGIYYFQLMDHYAASVTIMFLAFCQMIAIAWFYGTGRLSKNVKQMTGKAPSLYFRSCWLVLGPCLLFAIWVLSLINYQEPTYHNGRYTYPDWAYGIGWMFASFSLICIPGYAVINFLRSSGDTFWERIRNTLRPNIYECKICGEHHCEHDFPEQEQFMLTQELATVYKPANPHLLHLGQKYGYNAMQASAAHAEGGAPSAQ